The window AGGGCTCTCTATTTTTAGAGAGCCCTTGAAAAATCCAGCTCCAATGGAGCTGGATTTGCTTGCGGCaaagataatatttttttatttttttattttttttaaaatccatTTGTTATACATATTAATGTTTTACATATTACTTTatatccattttttttaaaatccattttttttaaaatccatTTGTTTTACATATTACTTTATATATTAATGTTTTGTTtagttttatataatatttgttttaaatattttttattttaaatattaatttcatgtatatttattttttgtacatgtatatttattatttaggtattattttttagacgtattcatgttatttaatttctaattgtagtgttatttgattttttattgtgttgtacatttaaatattaaattataattataaaaacactaaatattacataaattataaaaatatttaaatattacaCGAATGATAAAAGCGTTACACGAATTATAAAAACATTACACGAATTAGAAAAACATTACATTACAAGAAttagaaaaaatgaaaacaaactagaaaaaCAACAAAGACAACATACTACTCAATAAGGTCCTAAATCATTTCCACTTCCACCAAGATTGTTGAAAAACCCGGAAAATTCTAAATCAGCTGAGGTAGGTGGTGGTTATGATTGAGTATCTTGCATTACCGCCAATCTTCTTgcataaatatcatttttacttTGTAGAAGCTGAGCACGTAAAAGTGGATCCGGGATTGAATTTGGATCTTGCATCAATATACTATTTTCTTACATGACTAAACGATGTTCCCGTTGGTCAAACCTTTTCTTTTGAAGTTGAAGTTTCTCTTTCTCCACTTCCATTGTGCCTTTTAATATCTTAATGATTTCAGCATTATCATCTTTTATAAGATTTTTAACGTCACTCATGTCTGAATTACTTTTCATTTTCAGCTTCGCTTAGGCAGTTCAGAAGAGTttccaacagaaaaattatCATTCAAGTTTAATGAAAAAGAAGACAAACCAGGAGATTTCGACTCGGGGGTTTCAGCAAGCAGATTCTCAGATCCTGATGAAACATACGATTCAGAGTGCTTCTTCGCAACCTTATGTTTTCGAACTGGTTCATTATCTACAAATTTTTCAAAATCCTTTAACATATTCCACATATGATCAAATTTGAAACTCTTGTCATTGTTATCTTGAGCAAATAATTCTTTTGCACGCTCAACCtgcaataaaattaaaagaaaataagagaaGATGTAATATTTTAACAatgatatataataaaaaaaagtaatagaAATACTTACGATATCCAAGTATGATGTCCCACTAGGATTGAGAAGTTCAACTTGTTTAATGCAACCTTTCAGCTTCTTAACCTTTAATGTAATCAGACTCATTCTGCACTGAAGCGATCTTATGGTACGCTTGATGTCCCTATTGCATTTTTGTTCGAATATCTCCCCAATTCTTCCCCAATAAATTTCGAGTTTTTGCTGGTTTCCCGAAATAGGATCTTGAGTTATTTCCATATAAGCTTCAGTTAAGATTATATCTTCTATCTTAAAGTATGAATTTTTGCGATTAGAAGTCATGTTTTGAGTGAAATAGATGagaagaagaaataaaaagtatGAGATTAGTGAAATGAAactattcttatttatagagGAGTTTGCATCATTTTCATCCATTGAATTAGTCTCAATGCATCCACACCTTCTATTTTATCACACATCTCTATATGTATTGTCACAATCACTTTCATAACATACGTCATTTACAAAGACAATAATAAATCACTTTaagaatttgaaaaaaatatttcatcttCACATATCTATACCTTCAATTTAAATCTTTACAATGAAACTCATTCTAAAAATATTCATATTTGGATCATTctcattgtaaaaaaaaatatcattctcattcataataAAAATCATAATTTGGATCATTCTCAtcatacaaaaaaaatcatatttggataTTCTCATTctaaaaagaaattcaaattttaTAACACATCTCTATATGTGTTGTCACAATCACCATTATCACATGCACCATCTACATAACCAAGACAATAACAAATCTCTATATGTGTTGTCACAATCACTTTTATAAAGACAAGAATAAACCACtttaagaaattgaaaaaaatatttcatcttCACATATTTATACTTTCAATTTAATAGAATTTATATTATACTACTTCTACACTTTTAATTGGAAAAAATTTCTATTAAAAATCATCTAATTAGTGCACTGAAACTCATGCtttttaattagtttattaAAATTTGTTTTAAGAATTTGGATCAATCAAATCTAAATTTCCTAATAAAAATTTGGATCCATTTATTTAGTCTTTCTATTTTATTACACATATCTATATGTGTTGTCACAATCAACATTATGACATACACCATCTATTTTATCAAGACAAGAATAAATCTCTGCATCATTTTCATCCATTGGATTAGTCTCAATGCATCCACACCTTCTATTTTATCACACCTCTCTATATGTGTTGTCACAATCAACATTATGACATACACCATCTATTTTATCAAGACACGAATAAATTTCTGCATCATTTTCATCCATTGGATTAGTCTCAATGCATCCACACCTTCTATTTTATCACACCTCTCTATATGTGTTGTCACAATCATCATTATTACATACACCATCTACATAACTACTATTTAAATGGAAAACTTATCTCATTTCAATACATCTATATCTACaccttcaacttttttttttatctcatttcaATACATCTATATTCTTCTAAGTATGAATATCAATTATCTTGATGATTCTGATGATGATTCATCGATGGATAATCTTAGCCTCATTGCTACACGAGGTGTATGTCAAATAATGCAAAATAATAATAGGCTACTAGAGCTCTGTATGGATAGTGCAAGTAGTCAATCAACTCCTGGAGGATCCGTACCTGGCCATAGAGTGATCTATCGTAATCGTGAAGTTGCAAATCGCCAACTTCATATGGATTATTTTAATGAGGAGCCAGTATTCAATGAAGAATATTTTTTTCATCGATTTCGAATGTGTCGTAGCCTTTTTCTTCGTATCATTATTGTAGTGAAGGATCATGATGGTTACTTCCAACAACGACGTGATGCTACTGGCAGACTTGGATTATCGATGATGCAAAAAGCAACTGCTGTTTTCCGAATCCTGGCATATGGTGTACCGGCTGATGCAACAGATGAATATATCAAAATAGGCGAGTCTACCGCAAATGAAAGTGTGAAGCGATCCTATCGTGTTATTGTAGAGATTTTCTCGGATCAGTATTTAAGAGAACCAAATGCCAATGACATAGCAAGGCTACTCCATATTGGTGAACAACGTGGTTTTCCAGGAATGTTGATGGAAAAACT of the Euphorbia lathyris chromosome 7, ddEupLath1.1, whole genome shotgun sequence genome contains:
- the LOC136236078 gene encoding uncharacterized protein, with protein sequence MNINYLDDSDDDSSMDNLSLIATRGVCQIMQNNNRLLELCMDSASSQSTPGGSVPGHRVIYRNREVANRQLHMDYFNEEPVFNEEYFFHRFRMCRSLFLRIIIVVKDHDGYFQQRRDATGRLGLSMMQKATAVFRILAYGVPADATDEYIKIGESTANESVKRSYRVIVEIFSDQYLREPNANDIARLLHIGEQRGFPANGIAPLANYVIESKKYNMGYYLADGIYPKWSTLVQTIREPRDQKKMYFAMKQEACRKDVERAFGVLQSRFAIVAGPVRYWCKQVLHDIMKTCIILHNMIIEDERDLSAPVMDSVVAPTPTVENVHDEEAYFRNFLQ